A region from the Hydra vulgaris chromosome 08, alternate assembly HydraT2T_AEP genome encodes:
- the LOC136083124 gene encoding uncharacterized protein LOC136083124 — MVDATPDVSHTEQSSFVIRYVHEKEPGKFLIEERFLIFADCAKKTGSDIADPQRWEILQKRLHGVSLHRQSGTRWTERLDSIRPFYNHLSQIIESLKEVKSLNITPKAKTEIRGALKYMSSFKCVLMSGIWLKVLTLIDRCNQVIQARKATIDIGVENIEALISQLKSVREEWPTVLEEAKLVADVAKISSEFPIYRKVKRKIFFGEQIKAIQEILSIFSFLWKYQKLSEAEIKSVCSHILQKYSCDVTENELAEVLLHIKQIHTANFGKEPLAPFDLLNKISEKKLGELFRNIVIALRIFASIPVTVASSERSFSEYVKYEEEVLLEAINSVISSPKMFLNEFGNKQSMVHAGYLPENMDILLRRANYLINGGDY; from the exons atgGTTGATGCTACTCCTGATGTGAGCCATACTGAACAAAGTTCGTTTGTCATTCGATATGTACATGAAAAAGAACctggaaaatttttaattgaagagCGGTTTTTGATCTTTGCAGATTGTGCCAAGAAGACTGGATCTGATATTGCGGA TCCGCAACGCTGGGAAATATTGCAAAAGAGACTTCACGGTGTGTCTTTGCATCGACAATCAGGAACACGATGGACTGAGAGACTTGACAGCATTCGCCCTTTCTACAATCACTTGAGCCAAATCATTGAATCTTTGAAAGAAGTTAAGAGCTTGAATATCACGCCTAAAGCAAAAACTGAGATTAGAGGTGCCCTAAAATATATGAGCTCCTTCAAATGTGTTCTCATGTCTGGGATTTGGCTGAAAGTTCTCACATTGATTGACCGCTGCAACCAGGTCATTCAGGCAAGAAAAGCAACTATTGATATTGGGGTGGAAAATATTGAAGCATTGATTAGTCAACTCAAATCTGTTCGGGAGGAATGGCCTACAGTTTTAGAAGAAGCCAAGTTAGTTGCAGATGTTGCAAAAATCAGTTCTGAATTTCCAATCTACAGAAAAGTAAaacgcaaaattttttttggggaGCAAATTAAAG CAATTCAAGAAATCCTTTCTATATTCTCTTTTTTGTGGAAGTATCAAAAACTGTCTGAAGCAGAAATCAAGAGTGTTTGCTcacatattttgcaaaaatattctTGTGATGTGACCGAAAATGAACTGGCTGAAGTATTGCTTCACATAAAACAAATTCATACTGCAAATTTTGGAAAGGAACCTCTTGCCCCATTTgacttattaaacaaaatttctgaAAAGAAGCTTGGAGAACTCTTTAGAAATATAGTTATTGCATTGCGTATTTTTGCTTCAATTCCAGTGACAGTGGCTTCAAGTGAGCGTTCATTCA GTGAATATGTGAAATATGAAGAGGAAGTGTTACTTGAAGCAATAAACAGTGTTATTAGTTcacctaaaatgtttttaaatgaatttggAAATAAACAATCAATGGTACATGCTGGCTACTTACCTGAAAATATGGATATTCTTTTAAGAAGGGCAAACTATCTAATAAATGGTGGAGACTACTAA